DNA from Nitrospira sp.:
CAGCGTGACGCCTTCATAGACAGACACGTTGTTCTGAAGCTTCACACCATCACCGACTGCGACGTTCGGACCGACGACCACATTCTGCCCGATCTTACAGTTCTTCCCGATTCGTGATCCTTTGAGAATATGCGATAAATGCCAGATGCTCGTCCCCTCGGCAATCTCGACACCGTCGTCGATGAAGGCCGACTCATGGGCGAAGTATCGGCGCGAAGTTTGAGCCGTTTGCATGGTGAGCGGAGCGAGCTTTCGCGCAAGCATCTCCTCGCATCGCTGAAGCACCGTCAGAACGCGAAGACCTTCCTCGCCGTCGGTCCGTGGTCGTACCCGTCGAGTGACACAATCAAGAAAATGCGAACACTCGGCGCGCAGCGGCTCATCGGACGAGAGTTCAACAATCTGCGCATCCGCCTTGTGAGGCGTGGGAACATTATTCTTCCAGTTGATCGAATGAGGATAGAGCAGCAGCTTGTCTTTCTTCTCAAGATCGTCGAACACCGCCATCTTGCGATCCCCGACGACAACGAGCTTCTGTTCCTTGTAGGGGTGGAGCCAGGACACGAACACATGGGCTTTCACTCCGCTCGCGAATGAGAGGAGACTCACGGTGACGTCCGCAATATTCTGATGAAGATAATTCCCGCCCTGAGTTTCCACCTCGACCGGCATTTCGCCGAGCAGGCCCAAGATCACCGAAATGTCATGCGGCGCGAAGGACCACAGAATGTTCTCCTCGCGGCGGATTTTCCCGAGATTCAATCGGTTCGAATAAATGTACTGGATTCGGCCCAACTCTCCGGCTTCGATGAGCGCGTTCAATTTCAGAATGGCCGGATGGTACCAGAGAAGATGTCCGACCATAAGAATGCGGTCCTGCCGGCGAGCGAGATCGACGAGTTCTTGGCCTTCGGTCACGGAAAGACAGAGTGGTTTTTCAACAAACACGTCTTTTCCGGCCAGAATGGCCTCCCGCACCAGGGCAGCATGGGTTTCGGCAGGGGTGGCGATGGCGACCGCCTTCAGAAAGGGATCGCGAAGCACGTCG
Protein-coding regions in this window:
- a CDS encoding UDP-2-acetamido-3-amino-2,3-dideoxy-D-glucuronic acid acetyltransferase codes for the protein METDGNPLVAVVGGGYWGKNLVRNFAGLNALGAVCDSNDETLRMFQESYPSCRTLSAFSDVLRDPFLKAVAIATPAETHAALVREAILAGKDVFVEKPLCLSVTEGQELVDLARRQDRILMVGHLLWYHPAILKLNALIEAGELGRIQYIYSNRLNLGKIRREENILWSFAPHDISVILGLLGEMPVEVETQGGNYLHQNIADVTVSLLSFASGVKAHVFVSWLHPYKEQKLVVVGDRKMAVFDDLEKKDKLLLYPHSINWKNNVPTPHKADAQIVELSSDEPLRAECSHFLDCVTRRVRPRTDGEEGLRVLTVLQRCEEMLARKLAPLTMQTAQTSRRYFAHESAFIDDGVEIAEGTSIWHLSHILKGSRIGKNCKIGQNVVVGPNVAVGDGVKLQNNVSVYEGVTLEDFVFCGPSMVFTNVFNPRSEIPRMKELKPTLVRRGATLGANCTVVCGTTIGRYAFVGAGAVVTKDVPDHALVVGSPARVVGWMCACGVKLAMQGVRATCPSCGAAYKKTGAGMSSCGEA